One Fusobacterium nucleatum genomic window carries:
- a CDS encoding DUF1353 domain-containing protein, protein MEKTKLILNPISNGKAVLLEDYVYSINGYDITIFKGFVTDGASVPHSLQWLYNPFGKYIKAAVIHDYLYSCYNNTGINRILADKIFKHIMKETGVDDRTVRRFYVAVKYFGETSWKPKLKNEGYKDRAIIDHTKEAKEYYNYWYKVLGIR, encoded by the coding sequence ATGGAGAAAACTAAATTAATCCTGAATCCAATTTCAAATGGAAAAGCTGTATTATTAGAAGATTATGTTTATTCTATCAATGGATATGATATAACAATTTTTAAAGGTTTTGTAACGGATGGGGCATCAGTGCCTCATTCTTTACAATGGCTGTATAATCCATTCGGAAAATACATCAAGGCAGCAGTTATCCACGATTATTTATACAGTTGTTATAACAATACTGGAATTAATCGTATCTTAGCAGACAAGATATTTAAACACATTATGAAAGAAACAGGTGTTGATGATAGAACTGTAAGAAGATTTTATGTAGCAGTTAAATATTTTGGGGAAACATCTTGGAAACCTAAGTTGAAGAATGAGGGTTATAAAGATAGGGCCATTATAGATCATACTAAGGAGGCTAAGGAATATTATAACTATTGGTATAAAGTGTTAGGGATTAGGTGA
- a CDS encoding Abi family protein, with translation MKYDKPFLDYNERIEKLKVDYNLNITNKRILEKEFLKTVSYYDLINGYKDCFMIDGKFQNENILTLFSFSYLDKRFQNILFMYSIYVENIFKTKISNLIAKNKGVEYGQYLDINKYTVSNPKRKNKLLKTLSDIIAIHSGTSDYDDNPTKYYRKNHNHIPPWILFKNVKFTTVIDLFSFLNKNEKLQIINEYPAFNSSRISNDEKLEMFKNMLSIVRKFRNKIAHNYKFVGETLDKNSIHLVNLIKIDPFGIIKKKDIKIRRGASDIFSMYISILFLLGTSFLNILFLTETLNFKSIINISNLSNQIKKYFYNCNFPDDFFQRIEAIITKEKKIIDTILQK, from the coding sequence ATGAAATATGATAAACCTTTTTTAGATTATAATGAGAGAATAGAGAAACTAAAAGTTGATTATAATTTAAATATAACTAATAAAAGAATATTAGAAAAAGAGTTTCTAAAAACAGTTTCTTATTATGATTTGATTAATGGATATAAAGATTGCTTTATGATAGATGGAAAATTTCAAAATGAAAATATATTAACTTTATTTAGTTTTAGCTATTTAGATAAAAGATTTCAAAATATTTTATTTATGTATAGTATTTATGTTGAAAATATTTTTAAAACTAAAATCTCAAATTTAATAGCAAAAAATAAAGGTGTAGAATATGGGCAATATTTAGATATTAATAAATATACAGTTTCTAATCCAAAGAGAAAGAATAAATTATTAAAAACATTAAGTGATATAATTGCTATTCATTCAGGTACATCTGATTATGATGACAATCCAACTAAATATTATAGAAAAAACCATAATCATATTCCACCTTGGATTTTATTTAAAAACGTTAAGTTCACTACTGTAATAGATTTATTTTCTTTTTTAAATAAAAATGAAAAACTTCAAATTATTAATGAGTATCCTGCATTTAATAGCAGTAGAATTAGTAATGATGAAAAATTAGAAATGTTTAAAAATATGCTATCTATAGTTAGAAAATTTAGAAATAAAATTGCTCATAATTATAAATTTGTTGGAGAAACTCTTGATAAAAATTCTATCCATTTAGTAAATTTAATTAAAATAGATCCTTTTGGGATAATAAAAAAGAAAGATATCAAAATTAGGCGAGGAGCTTCAGATATATTTAGTATGTACATTTCAATTTTATTTTTATTAGGGACAAGTTTTTTGAATATCTTATTTTTAACAGAAACATTAAATTTTAAAAGTATTATCAATATTAGCAATTTATCAAATCAAATAAAAAAATATTTTTATAATTGTAATTTCCCAGATGATTTTTTTCAAAGAATAGAAGCTATTATTACCAAAGAAAAGAAAATTATAGATACAATATTACAAAAATAA
- a CDS encoding site-specific integrase — translation MAGRKANGEGTISTVIRNGKTYYKANITVGWDSNGKQIRKSFGSYKKSVVLDKMNTAKYQTKTNSLSNSDITFGKLFENWIFNFKKVEVSSNTFYEYETSYRLRYSIARKKANQITLNDLQKYFNELQENFTINTIKKTYIQVHSCIKFALIQGIMMKDFCPGVILQKLVKKESVNVFSKEEQESVIKSLDTRNIVDALIYLTFYIGLRLGEVLGLHWSDIKENMISITRQYRRNVEVEKINDRKLTYKFKDLKTKNSAREIPLPDKVLKMLETLPKEYDLIFSDNGKPIEPKRPQRRITSICKKLNIPHRSFHSIRHSYATRLFELEIPIKTVQVLLGHSDIATTMDIHTYVMKEKKLEVLDKLNNLKK, via the coding sequence ATGGCTGGCAGAAAAGCTAATGGAGAAGGTACTATCTCTACTGTTATAAGAAATGGCAAAACTTACTATAAAGCTAATATCACCGTTGGCTGGGATAGTAATGGTAAACAGATTAGAAAAAGTTTCGGTAGTTATAAAAAGTCTGTGGTACTGGATAAAATGAATACAGCTAAATATCAAACTAAGACTAATTCTCTTTCAAATTCTGATATCACATTTGGTAAATTATTTGAAAATTGGATTTTTAATTTTAAAAAAGTAGAAGTTAGCTCTAATACTTTTTACGAGTATGAAACAAGTTATAGATTAAGATATTCTATTGCTAGGAAAAAGGCTAATCAGATAACGTTAAATGACTTACAAAAATATTTCAATGAGCTTCAGGAAAATTTTACTATAAACACCATTAAAAAAACTTATATCCAGGTCCACTCTTGTATAAAATTCGCTTTAATACAAGGAATAATGATGAAAGATTTTTGTCCTGGTGTAATTTTACAGAAATTAGTTAAAAAAGAAAGTGTAAATGTTTTTTCTAAAGAAGAACAAGAATCAGTTATTAAAAGTCTTGATACAAGGAATATAGTTGATGCACTAATTTACTTAACATTTTATATAGGTCTGAGGCTTGGAGAAGTTTTAGGGTTACACTGGAGCGATATAAAAGAGAATATGATTAGCATTACAAGACAGTATAGAAGAAATGTAGAAGTTGAAAAAATAAATGATAGAAAATTAACATATAAATTTAAAGACTTAAAAACAAAAAATAGTGCAAGAGAAATCCCTTTACCAGATAAAGTTTTAAAAATGTTAGAAACCTTACCTAAGGAATATGATTTAATCTTTTCAGATAATGGAAAACCTATTGAGCCAAAAAGACCTCAAAGAAGAATAACTTCTATTTGTAAAAAGTTAAATATTCCTCATAGAAGTTTCCACTCAATAAGACATAGCTATGCTACGAGATTATTTGAGTTAGAAATTCCTATCAAAACTGTTCAAGTGCTATTAGGACATTCTGATATAGCTACTACTATGGATATCCATACATATGTAATGAAAGAAAAGAAATTAGAAGTTTTGGATAAATTAAATAACTTAAAAAAATAA